The Candida dubliniensis CD36 chromosome 5, complete sequence genome has a window encoding:
- a CDS encoding zinc finger transcription factor, putative (Similar to S. cerevisiae HAP1), with protein MGPIAVKMENSNSFSKQINSPNKVQKPKRQRNRVPVSCLACKKRKVKCDKGKPACGGCVRNGVGHLCQYINPPWIDKDVSGEGSSPSSSCHSLSSPVKIETTSEYKQLKAQNEKTISNQKKEIENLKRQLQVLQQLSPRNSQSPNGEGQDESALYLAKEITILSKLSPFAVFPRVPMEILSEYTVLNSRVLSFPVCLDIYSWVNTIKLDPQLTTLWFKITNLQKMYHMYKINKLKNDSTAKKLASVPLKKTPSKINEIDFTCSFSSSDSQTVEHQAVPLATSTSNSHKCPVIECDFNFMGDEAQSQTPSPKKNLTSSTFTPIAQNQDDSEKLQCPMIKSDIHNKSKSLQQKLQNLWESILNLTRGSTLNYRQLVFLLDFYFKSEIFESKTLLLFYKTDILNVIQKGLDGELILNLPKGLDEDIYYQLKISGIYVSMIAIIVEETLTYLRNVLKCEVVDEITQNFNIVFPQEYTYLGLGAKQTNILYIIEDFLTCDDENINLVSFVALYITVLNKIIYEYKKPGGLIVDPKTLFTKLFSKFIENILSSNTDMEIWKDPELIEFQSYQRKRAKHLKLHFSLLWTEVIRICNLVSFSFVPIIKQSSELDHLMQKMYAKIAIIDSLQCHLKYLTSVGESNLIIALHVHYLIASITSSFHYGILNIGIPKLTVSKLDSLIKQCSTWLQDSGLEGIIEIKRMEVVYMLSYLRLFMIYILLLQGEELNDEGLLEMFVFPGIVSRLSQFVEILKNGNHQSQYIYSALIELFTRSIQIAIGLLLRVKNQSGFLKSHQSLLEDQINKITKDVSSTLKFLQTVIVNNKEKLIKLSKLWKFYLTFVNNSNSKQVNYAALHKGVPEFSQPKSCPVIHDSDAKSTAMTSSSSSSVSIKSEGAKCPISHITTSMNENEESTRLQEVGSNVILPPIVSYGNSLVENGVSSNGSGSGVSNQKRRKCPFDHTAMMKRKSIYNNPIESNMREYRSYTPSPLGSSIPITTPMMRQHQQDNDEEMLKPVPSYTPPSNQQIDSAASATSSPSLFAFDDLDVFKEFNDFDLDFLHNEHLLNHIENNNTINVKNNVNSNTDSNESKNIENHFQG; from the coding sequence ATGGGTCCTATTGCTGTAAAAATGGAAAACAGTAATAGTTTCtccaaacaaatcaattcacCTAACAAAGTTCAGAAACCCAAGAGACAAAGGAATAGAGTCCCAGTATCATGTCTAGCctgcaaaaaaagaaaagtcaAATGTGATAAAGGAAAGCCGGCTTGCGGAGGTTGTGTGAGAAATGGGGTAGGACATCTATGTCAGTATATTAATCCTCCTTGGATAGATAAAGATGTCAGTGGCGAGGGGTCATCGCCGCTGAGTTCATGCCACTCACTTCTGTCGCCGGTGAAAATAGAAACCACAAGTGAATATAAACAACTAAAAGcccaaaatgaaaagaCCATTTCCAACCAGAAGAAGGAAATAGAAAACCTTAAAAGACAACTACAGGTACTCCAACAACTATCCCCCCGCAATAGCCAGTCTCCAAATGGTGAAGGTCAAGATGAGAGTGCACTCTATTTAGCCAAAGAAATTACCATTCTATCCAAATTAAGTCCATTTGCTGTTTTTCCTCGAGTTCCAATGGAGATACTAAGTGAGTATACTGTTTTGAATTCACGAGTTTTATCTTTCCCGGTTTGCCTAGATATATATTCCTGGGTAAATACAATAAAGCTTGATCCACAATTAACTACGTTGTGGTTCAAAATCacaaatttacaaaaaatgTATCACATGTATAAAATTAAcaagttgaaaaatgatAGTACTGCAAAGAAACTAGCATCAGTCCCATTGAAGAAAACTCCATCGAAAATAAATGAGATTGATTTCACTTGTTCGTTTCTGTCAAGCGATTCGCAGACTGTGGAACACCAAGCTGTACCACTtgcaacatcaacatctaACAGCCACAAATGTCCAGTCATAGAATGTGACTTCAACTTTATGGGTGACGAAGCTCAGTCACAAACACCGAGTCcgaaaaagaatttaacGAGCAGTACTTTTACCCCAATAGCTCAAAACCAGGATGATTCGGAGAAATTACAATGCCCCATGATCAAGAGCGATATacataataaatcaaagaGTCTACAACAGAAACTTCAAAATCTATGGGAATCGATATTAAACTTGACTCGTGGTTCAACCTTAAATTACCGACAACTTGTATTTCTTTTGGACTTTTATTTCAAAAGCgaaatttttgaaagtaaaactttattattgttcTATAAGACAGATATTCTTAATGTAATCCAAAAGGGGTTAGACGGAGAACTAATACTCAATTTACCCAAAGGATTGGATGAAGATATATATtaccaattgaaaatcaGTGGAATTTATGTTTCCATGATAGCAATAATAGTGGAAGAGACACTCACTTATTTAAGGAATGTTCTTAAATGTGAAGTTGTGGATGAAATAActcaaaatttcaatattgtaTTCCCCCAAGAATATACATATTTGGGACTTGGAGCTAAACAGACAAATATTctttatattattgaagaTTTTTTAACTTGCGATGATGAGAACATTAATTTGGTTTCCTTTGTTGCCTTATACATTACTGTATTGAACAAGATAATTTATGAATACAAGAAACCAGGCGGGCTTATAGTTGATCCTAAAACATTATTCACAAAACTATTTTCCaagtttattgaaaatatacTTTCCTCCAATACTGATATGGAAATTTGGAAGGATCCTGAATTGATAGAGTTTCAGAGttatcaaagaaaaagagcAAAACACTTAAAATTACATTTTAGTCTTCTTTGGACAGAGGTGATAAGAATATGTAATTTAGTGTCGTTCAGTTTTGTCCCTATCATCAAACAATCGTCTGAATTAGACCATTTGATGCAAAAAATGTATGCTAAAATTGCAATAATTGATCTGTTGCAGTGTCATTTGAAATACTTGACAAGTGTGGGAGAAAGTAACTTAATTATAGCTTTGCATGTGCATTACCTAATAGCAAGTATAACTTCGTCTTTCCATTACGgaatattaaatattggGATACCAAAATTGACAGTATCTAAGTTGGATAGTTTAATCAAGCAATGTTCTACATGGTTACAGGATTCAGGGTTAGAAGgaataattgaaatcaaaagaatGGAAGTGGTCTATATGTTATCATATTTGAGACTTTTcatgatttatattttgttattaCAAGGAGAGGAATTAAACGATGAAGGATTGCTTGAAATGTTTGTGTTTCCTGGTATTGTTTCAAGGTTGAGTCAATTTGTTgagattttaaaaaatggCAATCATCAATCTCAGTATATATATCTGGctttaattgaattgtttaCTAGATCTATACAAATTGCAATTGGATTGTTATTAAGAGTCAAGAATCAAAGTGGGTTTTTAAAACTGCATCAATCATTGCTTGAAGATCAAATTAACAAGATCACAAAAGATGTATCTTCAACTTTGAAGTTTTTGCAAACTGTTATtgtcaacaataaagagaaattgatcaaattatctaaattgTGGAAGTTCTATCTCACTTTTGTCAATAATAGCAATTCTAAACAAGTCAATTATGCTGCATTGCATAAAGGTGTGCCAGAATTTAGTCAACCCAAATCCTGCCCTGTTATCCATGATTCCGATGCCAAGTCAACTGCCATGACAAGctcatcatcttcaagTGTTTCTATAAAAAGTGAGGGAGCTAAATGTCCAATTTCTCACATAACAACACTGATGAATGAAAATGAGGAATCAACAAGATTGCAAGAAGTTGGGTCGAATGTCATACTTCCACCTATTGTTTCATATGGTAATAGTCTTGTGGAAAATGGTGTTAGTTCCAATGGTTCTGGGTCAGGTGTGTCGAATCAGAAGAGACGTAAATGTCCCTTTGATCACACTGCCATGATGAAACGGAAATCAATTTACAATAATCCTATAGAGTCTAATATGAGAGAGTATCGGTCATACACGCCTAGTCCATTAGGAAGCAGTATACCAATAACTACTCCAATGATGAGACAACACCAACAAGACAACGATGAAGAGATGTTGAAACCAGTACCTCTGTACACGCCACcatcaaatcaacaaattgatagTGCAGCCAGTGCAACTTCGAGTCCTTCATTGTTTGcttttgatgatttggatGTATTCAAGGAgtttaatgattttgatttggattttttgCATAATGAacatttattgaatcatattgaaaacaataacacTATTAATGTGAAGAATAATGTTAATAGCAATACTGACAGTAATGAGAGTAAAAATATCgaaaatcattttcaagGATGA
- a CDS encoding ABC1 family protein, putative, with protein sequence MFRLGPSSGMLRRQINHIPNRSFSIFKNVKSSLGSRIPIIYYKSNKLYSISTVSTINSSSKKTKSSSSSSRYGKFFKFGLAIGLGTTILYYTNDSFKHTVLTIDRVNTVTVAMIRCFALYKETLGASYDNDSDRHKALSKTHKKAAEITLKALEKNGGIYIKLGQHITALTYLLPPEWTNTMLPLQDKCPQSSLEEIEKLFENDLGKKMSDIFIDFNPTPVGVASLAQVHIATLKNGEKVAVKIQHPSLKEFVPLDVALTKMVFDLMYKVFPEYPLTWLGDEMQNSIYVELDFTKEAENARETAEYFKDYQRETALRIPKIVEAQSRILMMEYVSGERLDNLKYMEQNNIDPSEVSSCLSHIFNNMIFTPDVSLHCDPHGGNLAIRSVSKSEHNKSGHNFEIILYDHGLYRKIPLQMKRDYSHFWLAVLDNDVPNMKKYAMKIANFGEDDQKFRIFMSAITGRAPDKALNYDISSRRSNEEIQKIQGQINNDNGVLEDLMDILSNMPRMVLLILKTNDLTRNLDENLESSLGPERTFLIMANYCAKCVYDESKEEINQKYRGWSWLTHSISNWWHYQKRLSTLYLYDFVLMIRKLTF encoded by the coding sequence ATGTTTAGACTAGGTCCTAGTTCTGGTATGTTGAGACGACAAATAAACCACATACCCAATAGAAGTTTTCTGATTTTCAAGAATGTTAAGTCGTCTCTAGGATCCCGAATtccaattatttattataaatcaaacaaactTTACTCCATATCAACAGTAAGCACAATAAACTCGTCTTCCAAAAAGaccaaatcatcatcatcatcatctagATACGGTAAATTTTTTAAGTTTGGTTTGGCTATTGGATTAGGAACGACTATTTTGTATTACACAAATGATTCATTCAAACATACAGTTTTAACTATCGATAGAGTTAACACTGTGACTGTTGCCATGATCCGTTGTTTTGCATTATATAAGGAAACATTAGGTGCCAGTTATGATAATGATAGTGATCGTCATAAGGCATTGTCGAAAACACACAAAAAAGCTGCAGAAATTACTTTGAAAGCATTGGAGAAAAATGGAGGgatatatattaaattaGGCCAACATATCACAGCATTAACTTACCTTTTACCCCCAGAATGGACAAATACCATGCTCCCGTTACAAGATAAATGTCCTCAATCGTCTctagaagaaattgaaaagttgtttgaaaatgatCTAGGCAAGAAAATGTCAGatattttcattgattttaatcCAACCCCTGTTGGTGTTGCATCTTTAGCACAAGTTCATATTGCAACTTTGAAAAACGGAGAAAAAGTGGCGGTCAAAATTCAGCATCCATCATTGAAAGAGTTTGTTCCCTTGGATGTGGCACTTACAAAAATGGTGTTTGACTTGATGTACAAAGTGTTTCCTGAATATCCATTAACCTGGCTTGGTGATGAAATGCAGAATTCCATATATGTTGAGTTGGATTTTACAAAAGAAGCAGAAAATGCCCGAGAAACAGCAGAATATTTCAAAGATTATCAACGTGAAACTGCTTTGCGGATTCCAAAAATAGTGGAAGCCCAATCGAGAATTTTGATGATGGAATATGTTTCCGGTGAAAGGTTggataatttaaaatatatggagcaaaataatattgatccATCCGAAGTTTCGTCGTGTTTGTCtcatatttttaataatatgaTTTTCACTCCTGATGTGTCCTTGCATTGTGATCCTCATGGTGGTAATTTAGCTATTCGAAGTGTCTCTAAATCAGAACACAACAAGAGTGGtcataattttgaaataatcTTGTATGACCATGGACTTTATAGAAAGATCCCTCTTCAAATGAAACGTGATTATAGTCATTTCTGGTTAGCTGTCTTGGACAATGATGTTCCTAATATGAAGAAATATGCTATGAAAATTGCTAATTTTGGTGAGGATGACCAAAAATTTAGAATTTTTATGAGTGCAATTACCGGAAGGGCACCAGACAAAGCCTTGAATTACGATATATCGAGTCGTAGATCCAATGaggaaattcaaaaaattcaagGGCAAATAAACAACGACAATGGGGTCTTGGAAGACTTGATGGACATTTTGAGCAACATGCCTAGAATGGtgttattgatattaaagaCGAATGATTTAACGAGGAATTTAGATGAAAACCTAGAGAGTTCTTTGGGACCTGAGAGAACTTTTTTGATTATGGCAAATTATTGTGCCAAATGTGTGTATGACGAGctgaaagaagaaatcaacCAGAAATATCGTGGTTGGAGTTGGTTGACACATTCTATTTCAAACTGGTGGCATTATCAAAAGAGATTGAGTACATTATATCTCTATGATTTTGTATTGATGATCAGAAAACTTACATTTTAG
- a CDS encoding vacuolar amino acid transporter, putative (Similar to S. cerevisiae AVT2;~In S. cerevisiae: member of a family of seven genes (AVT1-7) related to vesicular GABA-glycine transporters), with amino-acid sequence MSVPKTKTASNGYTSVPQGESQTDNLANTESLTNNNQERSIDEYELQTLNSLDYEVENGFEEQLREEEQTGSSTMKMAFMNMANSILGAGIIGQPYAFRNSGLIGGILIMILLTVLIDWTLRLIIKNSILSQTKSYQDTVNYCFGVWGKIVLLASICSFAYGGCMAFCVIIGDTIPHVLKAFIPESITRSDGPLGWLFARNTIIVLFTTCISYPLSLNRDISKLAKASGFALVGMFIIVVLTIFRAPFVPPNIKGELTVKEWTVNANIFQGISVISFALVCHHNTMFIYQSMKNPSLAKFSKLTHISCLVSMIFCMIMAINGLINFGDITKGNILNNFKSNDNWINIARFCFGLNMLTTFPLEIFVVRDVLKEIILAKKASIDGSTADLELSSKQHFFITSFLVFSSMSVSLFTCNLGMILELVGATSASLMSYIIPPLCYLKLSWNQVEYKSAMPKEKKKFIIFKAIPSIACVLFGFAVMFISSFMTIKNTSSDGGDHCVID; translated from the coding sequence atgTCTGTACCGAAAACTAAAACCGCTTCAAATGGTTATACATCTGTACCTCAAGGTGAAAGTCAAACAGATAATCTAGCCAACACCGAGTCCTTgacaaacaacaatcaagAAAGGTCAATCgatgaatatgaattaCAAACTTTAAACTCTTTAGATTATGAGGTGGAAAATGGTTTTGAAGAACAACTACgagaagaagaacagaCCGGGTCTtcaacaatgaaaatggCATTTATGAATATGgcaaattcaatattggGAGCAGGGATCATTGGACAGCCTTATGCTTTTAGAAATAGTGGGTTAATTGGAGggatattgataatgatccTATTGACCGTGCTAATTGATTGGACATTAAGattaattatcaaaaactCAATATTATCACAAACAAAATCGTATCAAGATACAgtaaattattgttttggtGTTTGGGgtaaaattgttttattagcttcaatttgttcttttGCATATGGTGGATGTATGGCATTCTGTGTCATAATTGGTGACACTATCCCCCATGTTTTGAAAGCATTTATACCTGAGTCAATAACAAGATCCGATGGTCCATTGGGCTGGTTGTTTGCTAGAAatactattattgttttgttcACTACTTGCATATCTTAtccattatcattaaacagagatatttcaaaattagCAAAGGCATCTGGATTTGCCTTAGTTGGAATGTTTATCATCGTTGTGTTAACTATTTTTCGAGCACCCTTTGTTCCACCTAATATAAAGGGTGAATTGACTGTAAAAGAGTGGACAGTCAATGCCAATATATTTCAAGGCATTTCAGTAATTTCATTTGCATTAGTTTGTCATCATAACACAATGTTTATATATCAGTCAATGAAAAACCCAAGCTTAGCcaaattttccaaattaaCCCACATATCGTGTCTCGTTTCCatgattttttgtatgATCATGGCCATAAATGGACTAATCAATTTCGGAGACATTACAAAGGGAAATATACTAAACAATTTTAAAAGCAATGACAATTGGATTAACATTGCCCGATTCTGTTTTGGATTGAACATGTTGACAACTTTCCCGTTGgaaatatttgttgttcGTGAtgttttgaaagaaattataTTGGCCAAGAAGGCCAGTATTGATGGTAGCACAGCGGACTTGGAGTTGAGTTCTAAACAGCATTTCTTCATTACCAGTTTTCTAGTGTTCAGTTCCATGTCAGTATCATTATTCACTTGTAATTTGGGGATGATTTTAGAATTGGTTGGTGCCACTTCGGCGTCGCTTATGTCGTACATAATACCTCCTTTGTGCTATCTTAAGTTGTCATGGAATCAAGTGGAATATAAACTGGCAATGccaaaagagaagaaaaagtttattatatttaaagCAATCCCAAGCATCGCATGTGTATTATTTGGTTTTGCAGTTATGTTTATTTCCTCATTTATGACAATCAAAAATACAAGCTCTGATGGTGGTGACCATTGTGTGATAGATTAA
- a CDS encoding rRNA processing protein, putative (Similar to S. cerevisiae FYV7;~possibly fungal-specific;~In S. cerevisiae: required for survival upon exposure to K1 killer toxin; involved in processing the 35S rRNA primary transcript to generate the 20S and 27SA2 pre-rRNA transcripts) gives MPPNTNNSFKSKKKFIDRREAKSQDIKRALTHRARLRKNYFKLLEKEGLQEEKKVEDDKDIKPIKKKGINFEERAAIVKQRKDEKRKFQLARVQEKLEKIESNSKERALKREQLKKSTTKGQPLMGPRINNLLDKIKKNEMS, from the coding sequence ATGCCTCCAAACACTAACAACTCATTTAAAtcgaaaaagaaatttataGATCGTCGAGAAGCCAAATCACAAGATATAAAACGAGCATTAACACACCGAGCTAGATTAAGAAAGAactatttcaaattattagaaaaagaagggTTACAAGAGGAGAAGAAAGTGGAAGACGACAAAGACATAAAgccaataaagaaaaaaggaatAAATTTTGAAGAACGTGCAGCCATTGTGAAACAACGTAAAGATGAAAAACGTAAATTCCAATTAGCAAGAgtacaagaaaaattggaaaagattgaatcaaattcGAAGGAACGAGCTTTAAAGCGTGAGCAACTAAAGAAATCAACTACTAAAGGACAACCGCTAATGGGTCCAAGAATAAACAATCTTTTAGacaaaataaagaaaaacgAAATGAGCTGA